The following coding sequences are from one Lycium ferocissimum isolate CSIRO_LF1 chromosome 3, AGI_CSIRO_Lferr_CH_V1, whole genome shotgun sequence window:
- the LOC132049825 gene encoding probable LRR receptor-like serine/threonine-protein kinase At1g06840 isoform X1 — MFKMALLFSYYHLCRHSLYIGSALFNFSISFDVSAYGQQMITDPNEVKALEAIHGRLEDGVGYLKNWEKEKDPCTSWPFVHCIQNQTEGFQHVKELRLMNLSLSGTLAPELGQLKHMEILNFMWNSISGSIPKEIGSITALRLLLLSGNQISGPLPEELGYLPNLTKFQLDLNDISGPIPKSFANLPKVAHFHMNNNSISGQIPPELSALPRLQHFLLDNNNLSGYLPPELALMPSLTILQLDNNNFEGSVVPASYSNMSKLLKLSLRNCNLQGTVPDLSTTPGLLYLDLSRNQLTGNIPSNKLSDNITTIILSGNMLNGSIPLNFSVLPSLQKLSLNNNRLSGFVPTNIWENKTFSPDAKLRLNLQRNLLSDISGILDPPPNVDLMLYGNPVCGNANEHQIIKFCKSKDGDEEYGGLNNSRPSCAAQQPCNNNFEHVPALTDGCFCAEPFGVGLRLRSPSISDFPPHYSDFEQWIIKSVELDHHQIHIDSVAWQRGPRLRLFLKFFPPRTNDSRTNDFDRFNDSEIVRIANKFATFNLTGSDIFGPYDLLNFTAMGYSSVLFPPLGGGKSRISSGALVGIVFGSICAAAVLLMAIIFVLRKLRRRSNVSKDQTLAKFPMRIEGVKALGFKELEAATNSFSSTAEIGQGGYGKVYKGMLSEGTIVAIKRAKQGSLQGEKEFYTEIEFLSRLHHRNLVSLLGYCNEGSEQMLVYEFMPNGSLHDLLSARYGEPLGLGARLYIALGAARGILYLHTEADPPIIHRDIKANNILLDSKFTAKVSDFGISRLAPLPDAETSGGVTTVVKGTPGYLDPEYVLNHKLTEKSDVYSLGVVFLELLTGMRPISHGRNIVREVNAACQSGMMSSIIDRSIGPYSLDCVKKFVDLALRCSLEEQKDRPLMLEVVRELENITYMLPAAFDNNIAPDLDVSTSGMSSSSPTSAYSRHTTYTTMEGIELVSGVIPSVRPR; from the exons ATGTTTAAAATGGCACTGCTATTTTCCTACTACCATTTATGCAGACATTCTCTATACATTGGTTCAGCACTCTTTAACTTCTCAATCTCTTTTGACGTTTCTG CTTATGGACAACAAATGATCACTGATCCAAATGAAG TGAAGGCACTAGAGGCGATTCATGGGAGGCTGGAAGATGGGGTGGGTTATTTGAAGAATTGGGAAAAGGAGAAAGACCCATGCACTTCTTGGCCTTTTGTACACTGCATTCAAAACCAAACTGAAGGTTTTCAGCATGTCAAAGAATT GCGTCTGATGAACTTGTCCCTATCTGGTACACTAGCTCCTGAGCTTGGCCAACTTAAACATATGGAAATTTT GAATTTCATGTGGAATAGCATTAGTGGCAGCATACCTAAGGAGATAGGCAGCATTACTGCTCTGAGGCTACT GCTTTTGAGTGGAAATCAAATATCAGGTCCTTTACCAGAAGAGCTTGGTTATCTTCCCAACTTAACTAAATTTCAGTTGGACTTAAATGATATATCAGGACCAATACCAAAATCGTTTGCAAACTTGCCAAAAGTTGCGCATTT CCATATGAATAACAATTCAATAAGCGGTCAAATTCCTCCAGAGCTGTCTGCTTTACCTCGGCTTCAACACTT CCTTCTGGACAATAACAACTTGTCGGGTTACCTTCCACCAGAGCTTGCACTGATGCCGAGCTTAACGATTCT TCAACTTGACAACAATAACTTTGAAGGCTCTGTGGTTCCGGCTTCTTACAGCAATATGTCCAAACTCTTGAAGTT GAGTCTTAGGAACTGCAACTTGCAAGGAACAGTTCCTGACCTGAGTACAACACCAGGCCTTCTTTACCT AGACCTTAGCAGAAACCAACTCACGGGAAATATACCTTCCAATAAGCTGTCCgataatatcacaaccat CATTCTGTCAGGAAACATGCTTAATGGTTCTATCCCATTGAACTTTTCTGTCCTTCCAAGTCTGCAGAAGCT gTCACTCAACAATAATAGGTTAAGTGGTTTTGTGCCCACTAACATTTGGGAGAATAAGACATTCTCCCCAGATGCAAAACTTAGATT GAACCTTCAACGTAATTTACTCTCAGATATTTCGGGGATTCTTGACCCTCCTCCAAATGTTGATTTAAT GCTATACGGGAATCCTGTTTGTGGAAATGCAAATGAGCATCAGATCATCAAATTTTGTAAATCAAAAGATGGGGATGAAGAGTACGGAGGCTTGAACAATTCCAGACCAAGTTGTGCAGCCCAGCAGCCTTGCAACAATAATTTCGAACATGTCCCAGCATTAACGGATGGCTGCTTTTGTGCAGAACCTTTTGGAGTTGGTTTGCGTTTAAGAAGCCCTAGCATTTCAGACTTTCCACCACATTATAGTGACTTTGAACAGTGGATAATAAAAAGTGTTGAATTGGATCATCATCAAATACACATTGATTCGGTTGCATGGCAACGCGGTCCTAGGCTTAGGTTGTTTTTAAAATTCTTCCCTCCACGTACAAATGATTCTAGAACCAATGATTTTGACAGATTTAATGACAGTGAGATAGTACGGATTGCAAACAAATTTGCCACCTTTAATCTTACTGGAAGTGATATATTTGGCCCATATGACCTGCTCAATTTCACTGCCATGGGATATAGTTCTG TCCTTTTTCCCCCGTTAGGGGGAGGGAAAAGCAGAATAAGCAGCGGCGCCTTGGTTGGAATTGTCTTTGGGTCCATATGTGCTGCAGCTGTGCTACTTATGGCCATAATATTTGTGTTGCGTAAATTGCGTCGGAGGTCCAATGTTTCCAAAGATCAAACAT TAGCAAAATTTCCAATGAGAATAGAAGGTGTTAAGGCATTGGGTTTTAAGGAATTAGAGGCAGCAACTAACAGTTTTAGCAGTACTGCTGAAATTGGCCAAGGAGGCTATGGAAAGGTCTACAAAGGGATGTTGTCAGAGGGCACAATAGTGGCAATAAAACGTGCAAAGCAAGGCTCATTACAGGGGGAAAAGGAGTTCTATACTGAGATAGAATTTCTGTCACGTTTGCATCATCGAAATCTGGTTTCTTTGCTGGGATACTGTAATGAAGGAAGTGAACAA ATGTTGGTGTATGAGTTCATGCCAAATGGTTCCTTACATGATCTTCTCTCTG CTAGATATGGGGAACCACTGGGTCTTGGAGCTAGGCTATACATTGCTTTAGGTGCTGCCAGGGGCATCCTCTACCTCCATACTGAAGCGGATCCTCCAATAATTCATCGTGATATCAAGGCAAATAACATACTGTTAGACTCTAAGTTCACCGCAAAAGTCTCTGATTTTGGAATCTCAAGGCTTGCACCATTACCTGATGCTGAAACGAGTGGAGGTGTAACCACTGTTGTGAAAGGAACCCCt GGCTACCTTGATCCTGAGTATGTCTTGAATCACAAGTTGACAGAGAAAAGTGATGTATATAGCCTCGGTGTCGTATTTCTGGAGCTTTTAACAGGGATGCGACCTATATCTCATGGAAGGAACATCGTCCGAGAG GTGAATGCAGCATGCCAATCAGGGATGATGTCTTCTATAATTGACAGGAGTATAGGTCCATATTCCCTAGATTGTGTCAAGAAATTCGTGGATTTGGCCCTCAGGTGTTCACTGGAGGAACAAAAGGATAGACCTTTAATGCTGGAAGTGGTGAGAGAGTTAGAGAACATAACTTACATGCTTCCAGCTGCATTCGACAATAATATTGCACCCGATTTAGATGTTTCCACATCTGGAATGTCATCCTCATCACCAACTTCAGCTTATTCCAGACACACCACCTACACGACTATGGAAGGAATTGAGCTTGTGAGCGGTGTCATTCCCTCCGTCAGGCCTCGTTGA
- the LOC132049825 gene encoding probable LRR receptor-like serine/threonine-protein kinase At1g06840 isoform X3, producing MFKMALLFSYYHLCRHSLYIGSALFNFSISFDVSAYGQQMITDPNEVKALEAIHGRLEDGVGYLKNWEKEKDPCTSWPFVHCIQNQTEGFQHVKELRLMNLSLSGTLAPELGQLKHMEILNFMWNSISGSIPKEIGSITALRLLLLSGNQISGPLPEELGYLPNLTKFQLDLNDISGPIPKSFANLPKVAHFHMNNNSISGQIPPELSALPRLQHFQLDNNNFEGSVVPASYSNMSKLLKLSLRNCNLQGTVPDLSTTPGLLYLDLSRNQLTGNIPSNKLSDNITTIILSGNMLNGSIPLNFSVLPSLQKLSLNNNRLSGFVPTNIWENKTFSPDAKLRLNLQRNLLSDISGILDPPPNVDLMLYGNPVCGNANEHQIIKFCKSKDGDEEYGGLNNSRPSCAAQQPCNNNFEHVPALTDGCFCAEPFGVGLRLRSPSISDFPPHYSDFEQWIIKSVELDHHQIHIDSVAWQRGPRLRLFLKFFPPRTNDSRTNDFDRFNDSEIVRIANKFATFNLTGSDIFGPYDLLNFTAMGYSSVLFPPLGGGKSRISSGALVGIVFGSICAAAVLLMAIIFVLRKLRRRSNVSKDQTLAKFPMRIEGVKALGFKELEAATNSFSSTAEIGQGGYGKVYKGMLSEGTIVAIKRAKQGSLQGEKEFYTEIEFLSRLHHRNLVSLLGYCNEGSEQMLVYEFMPNGSLHDLLSARYGEPLGLGARLYIALGAARGILYLHTEADPPIIHRDIKANNILLDSKFTAKVSDFGISRLAPLPDAETSGGVTTVVKGTPGYLDPEYVLNHKLTEKSDVYSLGVVFLELLTGMRPISHGRNIVREVNAACQSGMMSSIIDRSIGPYSLDCVKKFVDLALRCSLEEQKDRPLMLEVVRELENITYMLPAAFDNNIAPDLDVSTSGMSSSSPTSAYSRHTTYTTMEGIELVSGVIPSVRPR from the exons ATGTTTAAAATGGCACTGCTATTTTCCTACTACCATTTATGCAGACATTCTCTATACATTGGTTCAGCACTCTTTAACTTCTCAATCTCTTTTGACGTTTCTG CTTATGGACAACAAATGATCACTGATCCAAATGAAG TGAAGGCACTAGAGGCGATTCATGGGAGGCTGGAAGATGGGGTGGGTTATTTGAAGAATTGGGAAAAGGAGAAAGACCCATGCACTTCTTGGCCTTTTGTACACTGCATTCAAAACCAAACTGAAGGTTTTCAGCATGTCAAAGAATT GCGTCTGATGAACTTGTCCCTATCTGGTACACTAGCTCCTGAGCTTGGCCAACTTAAACATATGGAAATTTT GAATTTCATGTGGAATAGCATTAGTGGCAGCATACCTAAGGAGATAGGCAGCATTACTGCTCTGAGGCTACT GCTTTTGAGTGGAAATCAAATATCAGGTCCTTTACCAGAAGAGCTTGGTTATCTTCCCAACTTAACTAAATTTCAGTTGGACTTAAATGATATATCAGGACCAATACCAAAATCGTTTGCAAACTTGCCAAAAGTTGCGCATTT CCATATGAATAACAATTCAATAAGCGGTCAAATTCCTCCAGAGCTGTCTGCTTTACCTCGGCTTCAACACTT TCAACTTGACAACAATAACTTTGAAGGCTCTGTGGTTCCGGCTTCTTACAGCAATATGTCCAAACTCTTGAAGTT GAGTCTTAGGAACTGCAACTTGCAAGGAACAGTTCCTGACCTGAGTACAACACCAGGCCTTCTTTACCT AGACCTTAGCAGAAACCAACTCACGGGAAATATACCTTCCAATAAGCTGTCCgataatatcacaaccat CATTCTGTCAGGAAACATGCTTAATGGTTCTATCCCATTGAACTTTTCTGTCCTTCCAAGTCTGCAGAAGCT gTCACTCAACAATAATAGGTTAAGTGGTTTTGTGCCCACTAACATTTGGGAGAATAAGACATTCTCCCCAGATGCAAAACTTAGATT GAACCTTCAACGTAATTTACTCTCAGATATTTCGGGGATTCTTGACCCTCCTCCAAATGTTGATTTAAT GCTATACGGGAATCCTGTTTGTGGAAATGCAAATGAGCATCAGATCATCAAATTTTGTAAATCAAAAGATGGGGATGAAGAGTACGGAGGCTTGAACAATTCCAGACCAAGTTGTGCAGCCCAGCAGCCTTGCAACAATAATTTCGAACATGTCCCAGCATTAACGGATGGCTGCTTTTGTGCAGAACCTTTTGGAGTTGGTTTGCGTTTAAGAAGCCCTAGCATTTCAGACTTTCCACCACATTATAGTGACTTTGAACAGTGGATAATAAAAAGTGTTGAATTGGATCATCATCAAATACACATTGATTCGGTTGCATGGCAACGCGGTCCTAGGCTTAGGTTGTTTTTAAAATTCTTCCCTCCACGTACAAATGATTCTAGAACCAATGATTTTGACAGATTTAATGACAGTGAGATAGTACGGATTGCAAACAAATTTGCCACCTTTAATCTTACTGGAAGTGATATATTTGGCCCATATGACCTGCTCAATTTCACTGCCATGGGATATAGTTCTG TCCTTTTTCCCCCGTTAGGGGGAGGGAAAAGCAGAATAAGCAGCGGCGCCTTGGTTGGAATTGTCTTTGGGTCCATATGTGCTGCAGCTGTGCTACTTATGGCCATAATATTTGTGTTGCGTAAATTGCGTCGGAGGTCCAATGTTTCCAAAGATCAAACAT TAGCAAAATTTCCAATGAGAATAGAAGGTGTTAAGGCATTGGGTTTTAAGGAATTAGAGGCAGCAACTAACAGTTTTAGCAGTACTGCTGAAATTGGCCAAGGAGGCTATGGAAAGGTCTACAAAGGGATGTTGTCAGAGGGCACAATAGTGGCAATAAAACGTGCAAAGCAAGGCTCATTACAGGGGGAAAAGGAGTTCTATACTGAGATAGAATTTCTGTCACGTTTGCATCATCGAAATCTGGTTTCTTTGCTGGGATACTGTAATGAAGGAAGTGAACAA ATGTTGGTGTATGAGTTCATGCCAAATGGTTCCTTACATGATCTTCTCTCTG CTAGATATGGGGAACCACTGGGTCTTGGAGCTAGGCTATACATTGCTTTAGGTGCTGCCAGGGGCATCCTCTACCTCCATACTGAAGCGGATCCTCCAATAATTCATCGTGATATCAAGGCAAATAACATACTGTTAGACTCTAAGTTCACCGCAAAAGTCTCTGATTTTGGAATCTCAAGGCTTGCACCATTACCTGATGCTGAAACGAGTGGAGGTGTAACCACTGTTGTGAAAGGAACCCCt GGCTACCTTGATCCTGAGTATGTCTTGAATCACAAGTTGACAGAGAAAAGTGATGTATATAGCCTCGGTGTCGTATTTCTGGAGCTTTTAACAGGGATGCGACCTATATCTCATGGAAGGAACATCGTCCGAGAG GTGAATGCAGCATGCCAATCAGGGATGATGTCTTCTATAATTGACAGGAGTATAGGTCCATATTCCCTAGATTGTGTCAAGAAATTCGTGGATTTGGCCCTCAGGTGTTCACTGGAGGAACAAAAGGATAGACCTTTAATGCTGGAAGTGGTGAGAGAGTTAGAGAACATAACTTACATGCTTCCAGCTGCATTCGACAATAATATTGCACCCGATTTAGATGTTTCCACATCTGGAATGTCATCCTCATCACCAACTTCAGCTTATTCCAGACACACCACCTACACGACTATGGAAGGAATTGAGCTTGTGAGCGGTGTCATTCCCTCCGTCAGGCCTCGTTGA
- the LOC132049825 gene encoding probable LRR receptor-like serine/threonine-protein kinase At1g06840 isoform X2: MGRGRNEKAVVLLIVALSTCFSAYGQQMITDPNEVKALEAIHGRLEDGVGYLKNWEKEKDPCTSWPFVHCIQNQTEGFQHVKELRLMNLSLSGTLAPELGQLKHMEILNFMWNSISGSIPKEIGSITALRLLLLSGNQISGPLPEELGYLPNLTKFQLDLNDISGPIPKSFANLPKVAHFHMNNNSISGQIPPELSALPRLQHFLLDNNNLSGYLPPELALMPSLTILQLDNNNFEGSVVPASYSNMSKLLKLSLRNCNLQGTVPDLSTTPGLLYLDLSRNQLTGNIPSNKLSDNITTIILSGNMLNGSIPLNFSVLPSLQKLSLNNNRLSGFVPTNIWENKTFSPDAKLRLNLQRNLLSDISGILDPPPNVDLMLYGNPVCGNANEHQIIKFCKSKDGDEEYGGLNNSRPSCAAQQPCNNNFEHVPALTDGCFCAEPFGVGLRLRSPSISDFPPHYSDFEQWIIKSVELDHHQIHIDSVAWQRGPRLRLFLKFFPPRTNDSRTNDFDRFNDSEIVRIANKFATFNLTGSDIFGPYDLLNFTAMGYSSVLFPPLGGGKSRISSGALVGIVFGSICAAAVLLMAIIFVLRKLRRRSNVSKDQTLAKFPMRIEGVKALGFKELEAATNSFSSTAEIGQGGYGKVYKGMLSEGTIVAIKRAKQGSLQGEKEFYTEIEFLSRLHHRNLVSLLGYCNEGSEQMLVYEFMPNGSLHDLLSARYGEPLGLGARLYIALGAARGILYLHTEADPPIIHRDIKANNILLDSKFTAKVSDFGISRLAPLPDAETSGGVTTVVKGTPGYLDPEYVLNHKLTEKSDVYSLGVVFLELLTGMRPISHGRNIVREVNAACQSGMMSSIIDRSIGPYSLDCVKKFVDLALRCSLEEQKDRPLMLEVVRELENITYMLPAAFDNNIAPDLDVSTSGMSSSSPTSAYSRHTTYTTMEGIELVSGVIPSVRPR, from the exons ATGGGCAGAGGTAGAAATGAGAAGGCAGTAGTATTACTGATTGTGGCTCTTTCAACATGTTTCTCAGCTTATGGACAACAAATGATCACTGATCCAAATGAAG TGAAGGCACTAGAGGCGATTCATGGGAGGCTGGAAGATGGGGTGGGTTATTTGAAGAATTGGGAAAAGGAGAAAGACCCATGCACTTCTTGGCCTTTTGTACACTGCATTCAAAACCAAACTGAAGGTTTTCAGCATGTCAAAGAATT GCGTCTGATGAACTTGTCCCTATCTGGTACACTAGCTCCTGAGCTTGGCCAACTTAAACATATGGAAATTTT GAATTTCATGTGGAATAGCATTAGTGGCAGCATACCTAAGGAGATAGGCAGCATTACTGCTCTGAGGCTACT GCTTTTGAGTGGAAATCAAATATCAGGTCCTTTACCAGAAGAGCTTGGTTATCTTCCCAACTTAACTAAATTTCAGTTGGACTTAAATGATATATCAGGACCAATACCAAAATCGTTTGCAAACTTGCCAAAAGTTGCGCATTT CCATATGAATAACAATTCAATAAGCGGTCAAATTCCTCCAGAGCTGTCTGCTTTACCTCGGCTTCAACACTT CCTTCTGGACAATAACAACTTGTCGGGTTACCTTCCACCAGAGCTTGCACTGATGCCGAGCTTAACGATTCT TCAACTTGACAACAATAACTTTGAAGGCTCTGTGGTTCCGGCTTCTTACAGCAATATGTCCAAACTCTTGAAGTT GAGTCTTAGGAACTGCAACTTGCAAGGAACAGTTCCTGACCTGAGTACAACACCAGGCCTTCTTTACCT AGACCTTAGCAGAAACCAACTCACGGGAAATATACCTTCCAATAAGCTGTCCgataatatcacaaccat CATTCTGTCAGGAAACATGCTTAATGGTTCTATCCCATTGAACTTTTCTGTCCTTCCAAGTCTGCAGAAGCT gTCACTCAACAATAATAGGTTAAGTGGTTTTGTGCCCACTAACATTTGGGAGAATAAGACATTCTCCCCAGATGCAAAACTTAGATT GAACCTTCAACGTAATTTACTCTCAGATATTTCGGGGATTCTTGACCCTCCTCCAAATGTTGATTTAAT GCTATACGGGAATCCTGTTTGTGGAAATGCAAATGAGCATCAGATCATCAAATTTTGTAAATCAAAAGATGGGGATGAAGAGTACGGAGGCTTGAACAATTCCAGACCAAGTTGTGCAGCCCAGCAGCCTTGCAACAATAATTTCGAACATGTCCCAGCATTAACGGATGGCTGCTTTTGTGCAGAACCTTTTGGAGTTGGTTTGCGTTTAAGAAGCCCTAGCATTTCAGACTTTCCACCACATTATAGTGACTTTGAACAGTGGATAATAAAAAGTGTTGAATTGGATCATCATCAAATACACATTGATTCGGTTGCATGGCAACGCGGTCCTAGGCTTAGGTTGTTTTTAAAATTCTTCCCTCCACGTACAAATGATTCTAGAACCAATGATTTTGACAGATTTAATGACAGTGAGATAGTACGGATTGCAAACAAATTTGCCACCTTTAATCTTACTGGAAGTGATATATTTGGCCCATATGACCTGCTCAATTTCACTGCCATGGGATATAGTTCTG TCCTTTTTCCCCCGTTAGGGGGAGGGAAAAGCAGAATAAGCAGCGGCGCCTTGGTTGGAATTGTCTTTGGGTCCATATGTGCTGCAGCTGTGCTACTTATGGCCATAATATTTGTGTTGCGTAAATTGCGTCGGAGGTCCAATGTTTCCAAAGATCAAACAT TAGCAAAATTTCCAATGAGAATAGAAGGTGTTAAGGCATTGGGTTTTAAGGAATTAGAGGCAGCAACTAACAGTTTTAGCAGTACTGCTGAAATTGGCCAAGGAGGCTATGGAAAGGTCTACAAAGGGATGTTGTCAGAGGGCACAATAGTGGCAATAAAACGTGCAAAGCAAGGCTCATTACAGGGGGAAAAGGAGTTCTATACTGAGATAGAATTTCTGTCACGTTTGCATCATCGAAATCTGGTTTCTTTGCTGGGATACTGTAATGAAGGAAGTGAACAA ATGTTGGTGTATGAGTTCATGCCAAATGGTTCCTTACATGATCTTCTCTCTG CTAGATATGGGGAACCACTGGGTCTTGGAGCTAGGCTATACATTGCTTTAGGTGCTGCCAGGGGCATCCTCTACCTCCATACTGAAGCGGATCCTCCAATAATTCATCGTGATATCAAGGCAAATAACATACTGTTAGACTCTAAGTTCACCGCAAAAGTCTCTGATTTTGGAATCTCAAGGCTTGCACCATTACCTGATGCTGAAACGAGTGGAGGTGTAACCACTGTTGTGAAAGGAACCCCt GGCTACCTTGATCCTGAGTATGTCTTGAATCACAAGTTGACAGAGAAAAGTGATGTATATAGCCTCGGTGTCGTATTTCTGGAGCTTTTAACAGGGATGCGACCTATATCTCATGGAAGGAACATCGTCCGAGAG GTGAATGCAGCATGCCAATCAGGGATGATGTCTTCTATAATTGACAGGAGTATAGGTCCATATTCCCTAGATTGTGTCAAGAAATTCGTGGATTTGGCCCTCAGGTGTTCACTGGAGGAACAAAAGGATAGACCTTTAATGCTGGAAGTGGTGAGAGAGTTAGAGAACATAACTTACATGCTTCCAGCTGCATTCGACAATAATATTGCACCCGATTTAGATGTTTCCACATCTGGAATGTCATCCTCATCACCAACTTCAGCTTATTCCAGACACACCACCTACACGACTATGGAAGGAATTGAGCTTGTGAGCGGTGTCATTCCCTCCGTCAGGCCTCGTTGA